One Aegilops tauschii subsp. strangulata cultivar AL8/78 chromosome 7, Aet v6.0, whole genome shotgun sequence genomic window carries:
- the LOC109744059 gene encoding uncharacterized protein isoform X1 codes for MWDNPFCDVGWCLPSRGSTRSKKKEIQEMRNVKAKMATHEMEQDISLQQGGTSRRLSRRLTDPAQSTWASLHTDLLDLIASRVLASDLLDYVRFRAVCLGWRVMTPCPRGRGVVDPCFHPRQWMMFPEGDGLYPGHPALLGYVRFFNLSTGTFVRVRLPCFRNHSVLDCPDGLLLLRDNKSTAIRLLHPFTGDVVLFPPLSSIFPQLAKLGCFISDSDNIQYTRFVRGSVSVNLAGTVTMMLGLGRLDRVAYASTGDRQWTPTSWKMKHLYSALPLGGSLYVVDGGWGLEPSRVLRIDPPEDSNPSSWSVIPPQMVTQCPVELLRSPELVECNSELLLVGYDSEHSKIVLFRVADLLNGVTTIQLTSIGDQALFIGACNMAVNSKFLPSVQGNSIAIVNEIGGGVMGRGTLPLYDLGNSTWLQVFDGNFVDSPMPRPYSLVLHVTTCCHRLFWNSGDILCFKQG; via the exons ATGTGGGATAACCCTTTCTGTGATGTTGGTTGGTGCTTACCCTCTCGAGGATCCACAAGATCCAAAAAAAAGGAAATTCAG GAAATGAGGAATGTGAAAGCTAAAATGGCCACGCACGAAATGGAGCAAGACATTTCTCTGCAGCAAGGCGGCACCAGCCGTCGCCTATCCAGACGCCTCACTGATCCTGCCCAATCCACATGGGCATCACTGCACACAGATCTGCTCGACCTGATTGCCAGTCGGGTACTCGCCAGCGACCTTCTGGACTACGTCCGGTTCCGTGCAGTGTGCTTAGGATGGCGTGTCATGACTCCTTGCCCACGCGGTCGAGGTGTGGTCGACCCGTGCTTCCACCCACGTCAGTGGATGATGTTCCCAGAAGGTGACGGTCTGTACCCAGGCCACCCTGCACTACTTGGCTACGTACGCTTCTTCAACCTCTCTACCGGCACCTTCGTTCGCGTCCGACTCCCTTGCTTCAGAAACCACTCTGTGCTTGACTGCCCTGACGGCCTCCTTCTCCTGCGGGACAACAAGAGCACTGCCATCCGCCTCCTCCATCCCTTTACAGGCGACGTTGTCTTGTTCCCGCCTCTTTCCTCCATCTTCCCTCAGCTGGCCAAGTTAGGGTGCTTCATCAGTGACTCTGACAATATTCAGTACACCCGGTTTGTCCGCGGATCCGTGTCCGTCAATCTGGCTGGCACTGTCACCATGATGCTCGGGTTGGGTCGCCTTGATCGTGTGGCCTATGCATCCACAGGTGACCGGCAGTGGACTCCTACGAGCTGGAAAATGAAGCACTTGTACTCAGCATTGCCGTTAGGTGGCAGCCTCTATGTGGTGGATGGAGGGTGGGGTCTCGAGCCATCGCGCGTCCTGCGCATTGATCCTCCAGAAGATTCCAATCCCTCCTCATGGTCAGTGATACCACCGCAAATGGTCACCCAGTGTCCAGTGGAACTGTTGAGGAGTCCTGAGCTGGTAGAGTGCAACTCCGAGCTGCTTTTGGTTGGCTATGACAGTGAACACTCAAAGATTGTGCTTTTCCGAGTTGCTGATCTTCTAAATGGAGTCACCACCATCCAGCTGACAAGCATCGGTGACCAAGCCCTCTTCATCGGCGCCTGCAACATGGCTGTTAACTCCAAGTTCCTGCCATCCGTCCAGGGGAATTCCATCGCCATTGTCAATGAAATAGGTGGTGGTGTTATGGGCAGGGGAACTCTACCGCTATACGACCTGGGCAACAGTACCTGGTTGCAGGTGTTTGACGGAAACTTCGTCGATAGCCCCATGCCTAGGCCGTACAGCCTTGTCCTCCACGTCACAACCTGCTGCCACCGCCTTTTCTGGAACAGTGGGGACATCTTGTGTTTCAAACAAGGCTGA
- the LOC109744059 gene encoding uncharacterized protein isoform X2: MRNVKAKMATHEMEQDISLQQGGTSRRLSRRLTDPAQSTWASLHTDLLDLIASRVLASDLLDYVRFRAVCLGWRVMTPCPRGRGVVDPCFHPRQWMMFPEGDGLYPGHPALLGYVRFFNLSTGTFVRVRLPCFRNHSVLDCPDGLLLLRDNKSTAIRLLHPFTGDVVLFPPLSSIFPQLAKLGCFISDSDNIQYTRFVRGSVSVNLAGTVTMMLGLGRLDRVAYASTGDRQWTPTSWKMKHLYSALPLGGSLYVVDGGWGLEPSRVLRIDPPEDSNPSSWSVIPPQMVTQCPVELLRSPELVECNSELLLVGYDSEHSKIVLFRVADLLNGVTTIQLTSIGDQALFIGACNMAVNSKFLPSVQGNSIAIVNEIGGGVMGRGTLPLYDLGNSTWLQVFDGNFVDSPMPRPYSLVLHVTTCCHRLFWNSGDILCFKQG; this comes from the coding sequence ATGAGGAATGTGAAAGCTAAAATGGCCACGCACGAAATGGAGCAAGACATTTCTCTGCAGCAAGGCGGCACCAGCCGTCGCCTATCCAGACGCCTCACTGATCCTGCCCAATCCACATGGGCATCACTGCACACAGATCTGCTCGACCTGATTGCCAGTCGGGTACTCGCCAGCGACCTTCTGGACTACGTCCGGTTCCGTGCAGTGTGCTTAGGATGGCGTGTCATGACTCCTTGCCCACGCGGTCGAGGTGTGGTCGACCCGTGCTTCCACCCACGTCAGTGGATGATGTTCCCAGAAGGTGACGGTCTGTACCCAGGCCACCCTGCACTACTTGGCTACGTACGCTTCTTCAACCTCTCTACCGGCACCTTCGTTCGCGTCCGACTCCCTTGCTTCAGAAACCACTCTGTGCTTGACTGCCCTGACGGCCTCCTTCTCCTGCGGGACAACAAGAGCACTGCCATCCGCCTCCTCCATCCCTTTACAGGCGACGTTGTCTTGTTCCCGCCTCTTTCCTCCATCTTCCCTCAGCTGGCCAAGTTAGGGTGCTTCATCAGTGACTCTGACAATATTCAGTACACCCGGTTTGTCCGCGGATCCGTGTCCGTCAATCTGGCTGGCACTGTCACCATGATGCTCGGGTTGGGTCGCCTTGATCGTGTGGCCTATGCATCCACAGGTGACCGGCAGTGGACTCCTACGAGCTGGAAAATGAAGCACTTGTACTCAGCATTGCCGTTAGGTGGCAGCCTCTATGTGGTGGATGGAGGGTGGGGTCTCGAGCCATCGCGCGTCCTGCGCATTGATCCTCCAGAAGATTCCAATCCCTCCTCATGGTCAGTGATACCACCGCAAATGGTCACCCAGTGTCCAGTGGAACTGTTGAGGAGTCCTGAGCTGGTAGAGTGCAACTCCGAGCTGCTTTTGGTTGGCTATGACAGTGAACACTCAAAGATTGTGCTTTTCCGAGTTGCTGATCTTCTAAATGGAGTCACCACCATCCAGCTGACAAGCATCGGTGACCAAGCCCTCTTCATCGGCGCCTGCAACATGGCTGTTAACTCCAAGTTCCTGCCATCCGTCCAGGGGAATTCCATCGCCATTGTCAATGAAATAGGTGGTGGTGTTATGGGCAGGGGAACTCTACCGCTATACGACCTGGGCAACAGTACCTGGTTGCAGGTGTTTGACGGAAACTTCGTCGATAGCCCCATGCCTAGGCCGTACAGCCTTGTCCTCCACGTCACAACCTGCTGCCACCGCCTTTTCTGGAACAGTGGGGACATCTTGTGTTTCAAACAAGGCTGA